One Drosophila kikkawai strain 14028-0561.14 chromosome 3L, DkikHiC1v2, whole genome shotgun sequence genomic window carries:
- the LOC108077533 gene encoding uncharacterized protein isoform X1, with protein MEIIFTQDVHNVDKFLSCAEKLHYDEFSAQMFAFCNGHCDMDVFELMGNDRLAQLLYGWEVCRVPSRDVGAFKEPALRHLVLVLAHHSLQMWFSQEWITCSDGLKNMLLYSLTKAVPAFYRIEELANINWAYVLKFQASPWSVPYLQQLFLNLRKNKHHAIEHAVAVATIEDITFLKDDGLNLILLRLMQLFNAGNFEAVKQLSLRMLAAWLKANEYATFEAIERDKSSIALVGHLYLLTVFTMDENRGYAIDNLMYNIRFYAQSMQEHSPISEHTHFTPARLIAQVCVRLRMGKTGFFEQISFKKFKLNLVTSFAVMLEAYTSYVLGNQLVELMALNEHDFLEHSSQFKELMHRYVAERESSERFLLEELKKLENQRNSHFQPQVVKFNINYQQQICKGNRASNIGNYKNCDDDEKPLPPESDEELDRQIDPVFQSVPNNEEILDFVYKLLAEREFSGWKFAKIAILLKIIGQQLNAIEIWRYHPGLTTEFMLNLEQKMSQNYADLAKVFSDHGFMEAEFWLTAFYLNPISVNYNEVRRCSRIKKKRQEEDHWTPAAAPSQTIKYELLSSTIDVDEIVTVTNHNAPVGDYDPIYKALQALRLPPSMIKDLLTVVFQPRNKRYSWALDWYTLHERCHALLKSRDLKNKFVALNMAEASDRLEYLKIDYAKYRDRPQLDYGTIEEGYENAANLPEPEEEPEQTPTATEEEDVKSKQQKKRRPTRKFWDEVFSEDEEEEAASSDSEAYYTGNGRRKRVRAAAMVANAMLSDMDRSVRCGRRSSSPALSDEFRGYPLSTIEVKQETETKPSRPPSTEEAATTSDEKRTIGDLLEARTKFSNETGGFKAFADIWSFEKEELQNVASEGNSLMECSSVLSKFKSWKSLKETVAAKVPPVEPQPTRRAVRTGSETESISSEASSMATHYFNEDEPSDDLLSGVSRELATQPLPPVPKLTSENQVLQPTETNTVGLTEQPLGSKGQLVEDASPKTAPQTEQPQEELGESSVDTRQIKEELIEDIQATEESQVNEENLLTAEPLDARQLTKSLPKTTQLSEEPEENKQTVEGLMESAEETVSSQVKEEPDSCEQVKEEPVSCEQQTQDTNHLKNEPQLSEEPQQPGKQSASASKTTSETGTETGTAEETRCDDIAQKPEPKLEPIGQSLYTLVPPDETPDEKKVREHLINECLTRPIRVCLKMLTVQDIEKLRGVRVRVKRTNLEDFYREQSQSKRRRILGSRSHTEDSTASNHSSDAQKSGRRRFKKFVHITSDSVSPSPPPRIVDIKPLFKHITSDSSTDLEEVPHPVVVVRRRGRGRGRGAGPRCIRAPRHSPSYSPDVIELSSDSLSSNSPVPAASHPMHQFSALEMDPLYEEEIVPI; from the exons ATGGAGATAATTTTCACACAGGATGTCCACAACGTGGACAAGTTCTTGTCCTGCGCCGAGAAACTGCACTACGACGAGTTCTCGGCG CAAATGTTTGCGTTCTGCAACGGACACTGCGACATGGATGTGTTTGAGCTGATGGGCAACGACAGGCTGGCGCAGCTTCTCTACGGCTGGGAGGTGTGCCGGGTACCCAGCCGGGATGTGGGCGCCTTCAAGGAGCCGGCGCTACGGCACCTCGTCCTTGTGCTGGCGCACCACTCGCTGCAGATGTGGTTCAGTCAGGAGTGGATCACCTGCTCCGATGGCCTCAAGAACATGTTGCTTTACAGCCTCACCAAAGCGGTGCCGGCCTTCTACCGCATTGAGGAGTTGGCCAATATCAACTGGGCCTACGTGCTCAAGTTTCAGGCGAGTCCCTGGAGTGTGCCGTACCTGCAGCAGCTTTTCCTCAACCTACGCAAGAACAAGCATCATGCCATCGAGCATGCAGTTGCGGTGGCCACAATTGAGG ATATCACTTTCCTGAAGGATGATGGCCTCAATCTGATACTGCTGCGTCTCATGCAGCTTTTTAATGCCGGCAACTTTGAGGCGGTCAAGCAGCTGTCCCTGCGCATGCTGGCCGCCTGGCTGAAAGCCAATGAGTACGCTACATTTGAGGCCATAGAAAGAGATAAATCTTCGATTGCCTTGGTGGGGCACCTCTACCTATTGACTGTCTTTACGATGGACGAAAATCGGGGCTATGCCATTGACAACTTG ATGTACAACATCAGGTTCTATGCCCAGAGCATGCAGGAGCATTCTCCCATCTCCGAGCACACCCACTTTACGCCAGCCCGCCTCATTGCCCAGGTGTGTGTGCGCCTCCGGATGGGGAAAACCGGGTTCTTTGAGCAGATTAGCTTCAAGAAGTTCAAGCTCAATCTGGTCACCTCGTTCGCCGTCATGCTGGAGGCCTACACCAGCTATGTCTTGGGCAACCAGCTGGTGGAACTGATGGCCCTCAACGAGCACGACTTCCTGGAGCACTCGTCGCAGTTCAAGGAGCTCATGCACCGCTACGTGGCGGAACGGGAGAGCAGCGAGCGCTTCCTGCTGGAGGAGCTGAAGAAGCTGGAGAACCAGCGGAACAGCCACTTCCAGCCGCAAGTGGTGAAGTTTAACATCAACTACCAGCAGCAGATCTGCAAGGGCAACCGAGCCAGCAACATTGGCAACTACAAGAACTGTGACGACGACGAGAAGCCCCTGCCGCCCGAGTCGGACGAGGAGCTGGACAGGCAGATAGACCCGGTGTTCCAAAGTGTGCCGAACAACGAGGAGATTCTAGACTTTGTCTACAAACTGCTGGCGGAGCGG GAATTTAGCGGCTGGAAGTTTGCCAAGATTGCCATCCTGCTGAAGATCATTGGCCAGCAGCTAAATGCCATTGAAATCTGGCGCTATCATCCCGGCCTGACCACCGAGTTCATGCTCAATCTGGAGCAGAAGATGTCGCAGAACTACGCCGACCTGGCGAAGGTCTTTTCCGACCACGGATTCATGGAGGCCGAGTTCTGGCTGACGGCCTTTTACCTCAATCCCATATCGGTCAACTACAACGAGGTCCGACGGTGCTCGCGCATTAAGAAGAAGCGCCAAGAGGAGGACCATTGGACCCCGGCGGCGGCGCCATCGCAGACCATCAAATACGAACTGCTCAGTTCTACCATCGATGTGGACGAGATCGTGACCGTGACCAACCACAATGCCCCCGTGGGCGACTACGATCCCATCTACAAGGCCCTGCAGGCGCTGCGCCTGCCGCCCAGCATGATCAAGGACCTGCTGACGGTGGTCTTCCAGCCGCGCAACAAGCGCTACTCCTGGGCGCTGGACTGGTACACCCTGCACGAGCGCTGCCATGCGCTGCTGAAGAGTCGCGACCTTAAGAACAAGTTCGTGGCCCTCAACATGGCCGAGGCCAGTGACCGCTTGGAGTACCTGAAGATAGACTACGCCAAGTACCGGGACAGACCGCAGTTAGACTACGGCACCATCGAGGAGGGCTACGAGAACGCGGCCAATCTGCCGGAGCCTGAGGAGGAACCAGAGCAGACTCCCACAGctacggaggaggaggacgtgAAGTCCAAGCAGCAGAAGAAGCGTCGTCCTACGCGCAAGTTCTGGGATGAAG TGTTCTCGGAAGAcgaagaggaggaggcggcCTCCAGCGACTCGGAGGCTTACTACACGGGCAATGGCCGCCGGAAACGGGTCAGGGCTGCGGCCATGGTGGCCAATGCCATGTTGTCCGACATGGATCGCAGTGTTCGCTGCGGCCGACGTTCCAGTTCTCCGGCCTTGTCTGATGAGTTCAGGGGTTACCCACTCTCAACAATCGAGGTCAAGCAGGAGACGGAGACCAAGCCATCGAGACCCCCGTCAACAGAGGAGGCTGCCACCACTAGTGATGAGAAGCGTACGATCGGCGATTTGCTGGAGGCTCGCACCAAGTTCAGCAACGAAACCGGCGGCTTCAAGGCCTTCGCCGACATCTGGAGCTTTGAAAAGGAGGAACTCCAGAACGTGGCCAGCGAGGGCAACAGCCTCATGGAGTGCAGCTCCGTGCTCAGCAAATTCAAGAGCTGGAAGTCGTTAAAGGAGACCGTGGCAGCGAAGGTGCCCCCGGTGGAGCCACAGCCAACCAGAAGGGCTGTTCGCACGGGCTCTGAGACGGAAAGCATCTCCTCCGAAGCCTCATCGATGGCCACTCACTACTTTAACGAGGATGAGCCAAGCGACGATTTGTTGTCCGGTGTAAGTAGAGAGCTAGCTACACAGCCCCTCCCGCCTGTTCCTAAACTTACCTCGGAGAACCAAGTGTTGCAGCCCACAGAAACGAATACGGTCGGGTTGACAGAGCAGCCGCTGGGATCTAAAGGACAACTGGTTGAGGATGCGAGCCCCAAGACAGCACCACAGACTGAGCAGCCCCAGGAGGAGCTAGGAGAGTCATCTGTGGACACGAGACAGATTAAAGAGGAGCTCATTGAAGATATTCAGGCAACGGAGGAGTCACAGGTAAACGAAGAGAATCTGCTAACCGCTGAGCCCTTGGATGCAAGGCAGCTAACCAAGAGTCTCCCGAAAACCACACAGCTATCCGAGGAGCCAGAGGAAAACAAGCAAACAGTAGAGGGGCTAATGGAAAGTGCAGAGGAGACAGTAAGCTCGCAAGTTAAGGAGGAGCCAGATTCTTGTGAGCAAGTAAAGGAGGAGCCAGTTTCTTGTGAGCAACAAACCCAGGACACAAATCATCTAAAAAATGAACCTCAGCTAAGCGAGGAGCCTCAGCAACCCGGAAAACAAAGCGCTTCCGCTTCCAAAACCACCTCGGAAACCGGAACGGAAACAGGCACGGCGGAGGAGACAAGGTGCGACGACATTGCTCAGAAGCCGGAGCCCAAGCTGGAGCCAATTGGCCAGTCCTTGTATACATTGGTGCCCCCCGACGAAACTCCTGATGAGAAGAAGGTAAGGGAGCACCTCATCAATGAGTGCCTTACCAGACCGATTCGCGTGTGCCTGAAAATGCTTACTGTCCAGGACATTGAGAAGCTGCGCGGAGTTCGGGTGCGGGTCAAGCGTACCAATCTGGAGGACTTTTACCGAGAGCAGTCGCAGTCCAAGCGACGCAGGATCCTAGGCAGCCGCTCCCACACGGAGGATAGCACTGCGTCCAACCACAGCTCGGATGCTCAGAAGTCGGGCAGAAGGCGCTTCAAGAAATTCGTGCACATTACGTCCGACTCGGTATCCCCATCACCTCCGCCCCGCATCGTTGACATAAAGCCGCTCTTCAAGCACATAACATCGGACTCATCAACGGATCTGGAGGAAGTGCCTCacccggtggtggtggtgagaAGGCGCGGACgcggacgaggacgaggcGCCGGGCCGAGGTGTATAAGAGCTCCGCGACACTCACCCAGCTATTCGCCGGATGTGATCGAGCTGTCCTCGGACTCTCTATCCTCCAATTCACCCGTCCCAGCAGCTAGCCACCCTATGCACCAGTTCTCGGCGCTGGAGATGGACCCGCTGTACGAGGAGGAGATCGTTCCCATCTAA
- the LOC108077533 gene encoding uncharacterized protein isoform X2: MEIIFTQDVHNVDKFLSCAEKLHYDEFSAQMFAFCNGHCDMDVFELMGNDRLAQLLYGWEVCRVPSRDVGAFKEPALRHLVLVLAHHSLQMWFSQEWITCSDGLKNMLLYSLTKAVPAFYRIEELANINWAYVLKFQASPWSVPYLQQLFLNLRKNKHHAIEHAVAVATIEDITFLKDDGLNLILLRLMQLFNAGNFEAVKQLSLRMLAAWLKANEYATFEAIERDKSSIALVGHLYLLTVFTMDENRGYAIDNLMYNIRFYAQSMQEHSPISEHTHFTPARLIAQVCVRLRMGKTGFFEQISFKKFKLNLVTSFAVMLEAYTSYVLGNQLVELMALNEHDFLEHSSQFKELMHRYVAERESSERFLLEELKKLENQRNSHFQPQVVKFNINYQQQICKGNRASNIGNYKNCDDDEKPLPPESDEELDRQIDPVFQSVPNNEEILDFVYKLLAEREFSGWKFAKIAILLKIIGQQLNAIEIWRYHPGLTTEFMLNLEQKMSQNYADLAKVFSDHGFMEAEFWLTAFYLNPISVNYNEVRRCSRIKKKRQEEDHWTPAAAPSQTIKYELLSSTIDVDEIVTVTNHNAPVGDYDPIYKALQALRLPPSMIKDLLTVVFQPRNKRYSWALDWYTLHERCHALLKSRDLKNKFVALNMAEASDRLEYLKIDYAKYRDRPQLDYGTIEEGYENAANLPEPEEEPEQTPTATEEEDVKSKQQKKRRPTRKFWDEVFSEDEEEEAASSDSEAYYTGNGRRKRVRAAAMVANAMLSDMDRSVRCGRRSSSPALSDEFRGYPLSTIEVKQETETKPSRPPSTEEAATTSDEKRTIGDLLEARTKFSNETGGFKAFADIWSFEKEELQNVASEGNSLMECSSVLSKFKSWKSLKETVAAKVPPVEPQPTRRAVRTGSETESISSEASSMATHYFNEDEPSDDLLSGVSRELATQPLPPVPKLTSENQVLQPTETNTVGLTEQPLGSKGQLVEDASPKTAPQTEQPQEELGESSVDTRQIKEELIEDIQATEESQLSEEPEENKQTVEGLMESAEETVSSQVKEEPDSCEQVKEEPVSCEQQTQDTNHLKNEPQLSEEPQQPGKQSASASKTTSETGTETGTAEETRCDDIAQKPEPKLEPIGQSLYTLVPPDETPDEKKVREHLINECLTRPIRVCLKMLTVQDIEKLRGVRVRVKRTNLEDFYREQSQSKRRRILGSRSHTEDSTASNHSSDAQKSGRRRFKKFVHITSDSVSPSPPPRIVDIKPLFKHITSDSSTDLEEVPHPVVVVRRRGRGRGRGAGPRCIRAPRHSPSYSPDVIELSSDSLSSNSPVPAASHPMHQFSALEMDPLYEEEIVPI; the protein is encoded by the exons ATGGAGATAATTTTCACACAGGATGTCCACAACGTGGACAAGTTCTTGTCCTGCGCCGAGAAACTGCACTACGACGAGTTCTCGGCG CAAATGTTTGCGTTCTGCAACGGACACTGCGACATGGATGTGTTTGAGCTGATGGGCAACGACAGGCTGGCGCAGCTTCTCTACGGCTGGGAGGTGTGCCGGGTACCCAGCCGGGATGTGGGCGCCTTCAAGGAGCCGGCGCTACGGCACCTCGTCCTTGTGCTGGCGCACCACTCGCTGCAGATGTGGTTCAGTCAGGAGTGGATCACCTGCTCCGATGGCCTCAAGAACATGTTGCTTTACAGCCTCACCAAAGCGGTGCCGGCCTTCTACCGCATTGAGGAGTTGGCCAATATCAACTGGGCCTACGTGCTCAAGTTTCAGGCGAGTCCCTGGAGTGTGCCGTACCTGCAGCAGCTTTTCCTCAACCTACGCAAGAACAAGCATCATGCCATCGAGCATGCAGTTGCGGTGGCCACAATTGAGG ATATCACTTTCCTGAAGGATGATGGCCTCAATCTGATACTGCTGCGTCTCATGCAGCTTTTTAATGCCGGCAACTTTGAGGCGGTCAAGCAGCTGTCCCTGCGCATGCTGGCCGCCTGGCTGAAAGCCAATGAGTACGCTACATTTGAGGCCATAGAAAGAGATAAATCTTCGATTGCCTTGGTGGGGCACCTCTACCTATTGACTGTCTTTACGATGGACGAAAATCGGGGCTATGCCATTGACAACTTG ATGTACAACATCAGGTTCTATGCCCAGAGCATGCAGGAGCATTCTCCCATCTCCGAGCACACCCACTTTACGCCAGCCCGCCTCATTGCCCAGGTGTGTGTGCGCCTCCGGATGGGGAAAACCGGGTTCTTTGAGCAGATTAGCTTCAAGAAGTTCAAGCTCAATCTGGTCACCTCGTTCGCCGTCATGCTGGAGGCCTACACCAGCTATGTCTTGGGCAACCAGCTGGTGGAACTGATGGCCCTCAACGAGCACGACTTCCTGGAGCACTCGTCGCAGTTCAAGGAGCTCATGCACCGCTACGTGGCGGAACGGGAGAGCAGCGAGCGCTTCCTGCTGGAGGAGCTGAAGAAGCTGGAGAACCAGCGGAACAGCCACTTCCAGCCGCAAGTGGTGAAGTTTAACATCAACTACCAGCAGCAGATCTGCAAGGGCAACCGAGCCAGCAACATTGGCAACTACAAGAACTGTGACGACGACGAGAAGCCCCTGCCGCCCGAGTCGGACGAGGAGCTGGACAGGCAGATAGACCCGGTGTTCCAAAGTGTGCCGAACAACGAGGAGATTCTAGACTTTGTCTACAAACTGCTGGCGGAGCGG GAATTTAGCGGCTGGAAGTTTGCCAAGATTGCCATCCTGCTGAAGATCATTGGCCAGCAGCTAAATGCCATTGAAATCTGGCGCTATCATCCCGGCCTGACCACCGAGTTCATGCTCAATCTGGAGCAGAAGATGTCGCAGAACTACGCCGACCTGGCGAAGGTCTTTTCCGACCACGGATTCATGGAGGCCGAGTTCTGGCTGACGGCCTTTTACCTCAATCCCATATCGGTCAACTACAACGAGGTCCGACGGTGCTCGCGCATTAAGAAGAAGCGCCAAGAGGAGGACCATTGGACCCCGGCGGCGGCGCCATCGCAGACCATCAAATACGAACTGCTCAGTTCTACCATCGATGTGGACGAGATCGTGACCGTGACCAACCACAATGCCCCCGTGGGCGACTACGATCCCATCTACAAGGCCCTGCAGGCGCTGCGCCTGCCGCCCAGCATGATCAAGGACCTGCTGACGGTGGTCTTCCAGCCGCGCAACAAGCGCTACTCCTGGGCGCTGGACTGGTACACCCTGCACGAGCGCTGCCATGCGCTGCTGAAGAGTCGCGACCTTAAGAACAAGTTCGTGGCCCTCAACATGGCCGAGGCCAGTGACCGCTTGGAGTACCTGAAGATAGACTACGCCAAGTACCGGGACAGACCGCAGTTAGACTACGGCACCATCGAGGAGGGCTACGAGAACGCGGCCAATCTGCCGGAGCCTGAGGAGGAACCAGAGCAGACTCCCACAGctacggaggaggaggacgtgAAGTCCAAGCAGCAGAAGAAGCGTCGTCCTACGCGCAAGTTCTGGGATGAAG TGTTCTCGGAAGAcgaagaggaggaggcggcCTCCAGCGACTCGGAGGCTTACTACACGGGCAATGGCCGCCGGAAACGGGTCAGGGCTGCGGCCATGGTGGCCAATGCCATGTTGTCCGACATGGATCGCAGTGTTCGCTGCGGCCGACGTTCCAGTTCTCCGGCCTTGTCTGATGAGTTCAGGGGTTACCCACTCTCAACAATCGAGGTCAAGCAGGAGACGGAGACCAAGCCATCGAGACCCCCGTCAACAGAGGAGGCTGCCACCACTAGTGATGAGAAGCGTACGATCGGCGATTTGCTGGAGGCTCGCACCAAGTTCAGCAACGAAACCGGCGGCTTCAAGGCCTTCGCCGACATCTGGAGCTTTGAAAAGGAGGAACTCCAGAACGTGGCCAGCGAGGGCAACAGCCTCATGGAGTGCAGCTCCGTGCTCAGCAAATTCAAGAGCTGGAAGTCGTTAAAGGAGACCGTGGCAGCGAAGGTGCCCCCGGTGGAGCCACAGCCAACCAGAAGGGCTGTTCGCACGGGCTCTGAGACGGAAAGCATCTCCTCCGAAGCCTCATCGATGGCCACTCACTACTTTAACGAGGATGAGCCAAGCGACGATTTGTTGTCCGGTGTAAGTAGAGAGCTAGCTACACAGCCCCTCCCGCCTGTTCCTAAACTTACCTCGGAGAACCAAGTGTTGCAGCCCACAGAAACGAATACGGTCGGGTTGACAGAGCAGCCGCTGGGATCTAAAGGACAACTGGTTGAGGATGCGAGCCCCAAGACAGCACCACAGACTGAGCAGCCCCAGGAGGAGCTAGGAGAGTCATCTGTGGACACGAGACAGATTAAAGAGGAGCTCATTGAAGATATTCAGGCAACGGAGGAGTCACAG CTATCCGAGGAGCCAGAGGAAAACAAGCAAACAGTAGAGGGGCTAATGGAAAGTGCAGAGGAGACAGTAAGCTCGCAAGTTAAGGAGGAGCCAGATTCTTGTGAGCAAGTAAAGGAGGAGCCAGTTTCTTGTGAGCAACAAACCCAGGACACAAATCATCTAAAAAATGAACCTCAGCTAAGCGAGGAGCCTCAGCAACCCGGAAAACAAAGCGCTTCCGCTTCCAAAACCACCTCGGAAACCGGAACGGAAACAGGCACGGCGGAGGAGACAAGGTGCGACGACATTGCTCAGAAGCCGGAGCCCAAGCTGGAGCCAATTGGCCAGTCCTTGTATACATTGGTGCCCCCCGACGAAACTCCTGATGAGAAGAAGGTAAGGGAGCACCTCATCAATGAGTGCCTTACCAGACCGATTCGCGTGTGCCTGAAAATGCTTACTGTCCAGGACATTGAGAAGCTGCGCGGAGTTCGGGTGCGGGTCAAGCGTACCAATCTGGAGGACTTTTACCGAGAGCAGTCGCAGTCCAAGCGACGCAGGATCCTAGGCAGCCGCTCCCACACGGAGGATAGCACTGCGTCCAACCACAGCTCGGATGCTCAGAAGTCGGGCAGAAGGCGCTTCAAGAAATTCGTGCACATTACGTCCGACTCGGTATCCCCATCACCTCCGCCCCGCATCGTTGACATAAAGCCGCTCTTCAAGCACATAACATCGGACTCATCAACGGATCTGGAGGAAGTGCCTCacccggtggtggtggtgagaAGGCGCGGACgcggacgaggacgaggcGCCGGGCCGAGGTGTATAAGAGCTCCGCGACACTCACCCAGCTATTCGCCGGATGTGATCGAGCTGTCCTCGGACTCTCTATCCTCCAATTCACCCGTCCCAGCAGCTAGCCACCCTATGCACCAGTTCTCGGCGCTGGAGATGGACCCGCTGTACGAGGAGGAGATCGTTCCCATCTAA
- the LOC108077533 gene encoding uncharacterized protein isoform X3, with product MEIIFTQDVHNVDKFLSCAEKLHYDEFSAQMFAFCNGHCDMDVFELMGNDRLAQLLYGWEVCRVPSRDVGAFKEPALRHLVLVLAHHSLQMWFSQEWITCSDGLKNMLLYSLTKAVPAFYRIEELANINWAYVLKFQASPWSVPYLQQLFLNLRKNKHHAIEHAVAVATIEDITFLKDDGLNLILLRLMQLFNAGNFEAVKQLSLRMLAAWLKANEYATFEAIERDKSSIALVGHLYLLTVFTMDENRGYAIDNLMYNIRFYAQSMQEHSPISEHTHFTPARLIAQVCVRLRMGKTGFFEQISFKKFKLNLVTSFAVMLEAYTSYVLGNQLVELMALNEHDFLEHSSQFKELMHRYVAERESSERFLLEELKKLENQRNSHFQPQVVKFNINYQQQICKGNRASNIGNYKNCDDDEKPLPPESDEELDRQIDPVFQSVPNNEEILDFVYKLLAEREFSGWKFAKIAILLKIIGQQLNAIEIWRYHPGLTTEFMLNLEQKMSQNYADLAKVFSDHGFMEAEFWLTAFYLNPISVNYNEVRRCSRIKKKRQEEDHWTPAAAPSQTIKYELLSSTIDVDEIVTVTNHNAPVGDYDPIYKALQALRLPPSMIKDLLTVVFQPRNKRYSWALDWYTLHERCHALLKSRDLKNKFVALNMAEASDRLEYLKIDYAKYRDRPQLDYGTIEEGYENAANLPEPEEEPEQTPTATEEEDVKSKQQKKRRPTRKFWDEVFSEDEEEEAASSDSEAYYTGNGRRKRVRAAAMVANAMLSDMDRSVRCGRRSSSPALSDEFRGYPLSTIEVKQETETKPSRPPSTEEAATTSDEKRTIGDLLEARTKFSNETGGFKAFADIWSFEKEELQNVASEGNSLMECSSVLSKFKSWKSLKETVAAKVPPVEPQPTRRAVRTGSETESISSEASSMATHYFNEDEPSDDLLSGCCSPQKRIRSG from the exons ATGGAGATAATTTTCACACAGGATGTCCACAACGTGGACAAGTTCTTGTCCTGCGCCGAGAAACTGCACTACGACGAGTTCTCGGCG CAAATGTTTGCGTTCTGCAACGGACACTGCGACATGGATGTGTTTGAGCTGATGGGCAACGACAGGCTGGCGCAGCTTCTCTACGGCTGGGAGGTGTGCCGGGTACCCAGCCGGGATGTGGGCGCCTTCAAGGAGCCGGCGCTACGGCACCTCGTCCTTGTGCTGGCGCACCACTCGCTGCAGATGTGGTTCAGTCAGGAGTGGATCACCTGCTCCGATGGCCTCAAGAACATGTTGCTTTACAGCCTCACCAAAGCGGTGCCGGCCTTCTACCGCATTGAGGAGTTGGCCAATATCAACTGGGCCTACGTGCTCAAGTTTCAGGCGAGTCCCTGGAGTGTGCCGTACCTGCAGCAGCTTTTCCTCAACCTACGCAAGAACAAGCATCATGCCATCGAGCATGCAGTTGCGGTGGCCACAATTGAGG ATATCACTTTCCTGAAGGATGATGGCCTCAATCTGATACTGCTGCGTCTCATGCAGCTTTTTAATGCCGGCAACTTTGAGGCGGTCAAGCAGCTGTCCCTGCGCATGCTGGCCGCCTGGCTGAAAGCCAATGAGTACGCTACATTTGAGGCCATAGAAAGAGATAAATCTTCGATTGCCTTGGTGGGGCACCTCTACCTATTGACTGTCTTTACGATGGACGAAAATCGGGGCTATGCCATTGACAACTTG ATGTACAACATCAGGTTCTATGCCCAGAGCATGCAGGAGCATTCTCCCATCTCCGAGCACACCCACTTTACGCCAGCCCGCCTCATTGCCCAGGTGTGTGTGCGCCTCCGGATGGGGAAAACCGGGTTCTTTGAGCAGATTAGCTTCAAGAAGTTCAAGCTCAATCTGGTCACCTCGTTCGCCGTCATGCTGGAGGCCTACACCAGCTATGTCTTGGGCAACCAGCTGGTGGAACTGATGGCCCTCAACGAGCACGACTTCCTGGAGCACTCGTCGCAGTTCAAGGAGCTCATGCACCGCTACGTGGCGGAACGGGAGAGCAGCGAGCGCTTCCTGCTGGAGGAGCTGAAGAAGCTGGAGAACCAGCGGAACAGCCACTTCCAGCCGCAAGTGGTGAAGTTTAACATCAACTACCAGCAGCAGATCTGCAAGGGCAACCGAGCCAGCAACATTGGCAACTACAAGAACTGTGACGACGACGAGAAGCCCCTGCCGCCCGAGTCGGACGAGGAGCTGGACAGGCAGATAGACCCGGTGTTCCAAAGTGTGCCGAACAACGAGGAGATTCTAGACTTTGTCTACAAACTGCTGGCGGAGCGG GAATTTAGCGGCTGGAAGTTTGCCAAGATTGCCATCCTGCTGAAGATCATTGGCCAGCAGCTAAATGCCATTGAAATCTGGCGCTATCATCCCGGCCTGACCACCGAGTTCATGCTCAATCTGGAGCAGAAGATGTCGCAGAACTACGCCGACCTGGCGAAGGTCTTTTCCGACCACGGATTCATGGAGGCCGAGTTCTGGCTGACGGCCTTTTACCTCAATCCCATATCGGTCAACTACAACGAGGTCCGACGGTGCTCGCGCATTAAGAAGAAGCGCCAAGAGGAGGACCATTGGACCCCGGCGGCGGCGCCATCGCAGACCATCAAATACGAACTGCTCAGTTCTACCATCGATGTGGACGAGATCGTGACCGTGACCAACCACAATGCCCCCGTGGGCGACTACGATCCCATCTACAAGGCCCTGCAGGCGCTGCGCCTGCCGCCCAGCATGATCAAGGACCTGCTGACGGTGGTCTTCCAGCCGCGCAACAAGCGCTACTCCTGGGCGCTGGACTGGTACACCCTGCACGAGCGCTGCCATGCGCTGCTGAAGAGTCGCGACCTTAAGAACAAGTTCGTGGCCCTCAACATGGCCGAGGCCAGTGACCGCTTGGAGTACCTGAAGATAGACTACGCCAAGTACCGGGACAGACCGCAGTTAGACTACGGCACCATCGAGGAGGGCTACGAGAACGCGGCCAATCTGCCGGAGCCTGAGGAGGAACCAGAGCAGACTCCCACAGctacggaggaggaggacgtgAAGTCCAAGCAGCAGAAGAAGCGTCGTCCTACGCGCAAGTTCTGGGATGAAG TGTTCTCGGAAGAcgaagaggaggaggcggcCTCCAGCGACTCGGAGGCTTACTACACGGGCAATGGCCGCCGGAAACGGGTCAGGGCTGCGGCCATGGTGGCCAATGCCATGTTGTCCGACATGGATCGCAGTGTTCGCTGCGGCCGACGTTCCAGTTCTCCGGCCTTGTCTGATGAGTTCAGGGGTTACCCACTCTCAACAATCGAGGTCAAGCAGGAGACGGAGACCAAGCCATCGAGACCCCCGTCAACAGAGGAGGCTGCCACCACTAGTGATGAGAAGCGTACGATCGGCGATTTGCTGGAGGCTCGCACCAAGTTCAGCAACGAAACCGGCGGCTTCAAGGCCTTCGCCGACATCTGGAGCTTTGAAAAGGAGGAACTCCAGAACGTGGCCAGCGAGGGCAACAGCCTCATGGAGTGCAGCTCCGTGCTCAGCAAATTCAAGAGCTGGAAGTCGTTAAAGGAGACCGTGGCAGCGAAGGTGCCCCCGGTGGAGCCACAGCCAACCAGAAGGGCTGTTCGCACGGGCTCTGAGACGGAAAGCATCTCCTCCGAAGCCTCATCGATGGCCACTCACTACTTTAACGAGGATGAGCCAAGCGACGATTTGTTGTCCGGT TGTTGCAGCCCACAGAAACGAATACGGTCGGGTTGA